From the genome of Saccharicrinis carchari, one region includes:
- a CDS encoding nSTAND1 domain-containing NTPase: MKTKAMQNIPVRAVDSDHPYLGLSPFAEAHKDYFFGRDSDITELLHLVERNTITTLTGQSGLGKTSLIQAGLMPKLRKLDYFPIDLRFNFDIKGKSVVDSLKDEIIEKINSIDPSLPKFESQTLWEYFHSHKILDGYAIPVFIFDQFEELFTRGSSKDQSTQELITELTDFIENQTPLSYQNTTRNKAKSLDGKSQNYRVLISLREDYLPQLETLSRQIPSLKRSRFRIVQMNKKQALDAILKPGKNIIDEKEAKKILQLIQLKGKEVKATEASSLHQEKYEPFILSLVCDEINKKRLDNKLPKITNELLKNIKVADIMEEFYLQNIKSLSPEAQQLIEEKMLTADGHRKLQPIADLIDSELITEAEIRQLIDRRILRKEIWSDRDHVELIHDRLIHIIATRKKERQRKLDRKKRIKMAFMAVAGMIIVVAIPLIIIWEIKEDTQQLALEEKNIELKVTSASLRDEKQKADKQTEIAEAERNTAMILRKKAEELKQKADTQKIIAEENARLAKKRLEKIEAEQREEFKRTRGKFDTLQYLNGKNYLKEQFIAGAVNYLWWKGGAASTDTLISLLREYEAYIPDRYGLTFPSGKIELVQDQPEWPLTLCHHPDYFFYYQTFNFHWKTYAHELAESWGIPVPDKVKFITDNALNINQMIIKTPDVKGYHYKTLLKKGWTLISIANIKKDTRLKVFVKDRKKEWIPVNELTYGGPYYLAPKWTQPVFAVAGHYYTYPGEKGMAFLFANQLLDHPELLINHEVTRLLLAETYKKDSVTTFEALRARNGIEGVTKDLIEIVRSNHKLKFLPLYLDYLANYPKDSSQSAAKRAINHTLNPHMDNIELYGNKHAPITIHIPSDEPKHYVKTLNLQESAKNFKIRIYTAKNLNTHFYESYTYTLKPELVSTIDGIRSRLNQKFGFIVPPVKFHISETLAKNEVRIEILNQSASNPLASPVALNPDAIFSDLSQLLYNRAVLFRTYWITPQWTNDELLTNDTAYSQWLKNTYSVTDLKNILRSVLLAEQKENEFIDQREYDKAISAIPLENTIHQTNWMLKSLVFWFQTDFHPLDIHMVRKSLIKTQAARFDTTSLHSNNRISVWIKQGINNLNVNAIDQAEELFKKAVSRNPKEAEKIFLSMYPDNILYDIDNILSFKIRPGRIEDATLLYRSEVRDLELYINNSNYTDNPQKYRSALILLLNYYQQKSFYENTDELIDKLNKLPKNIGWSVQDEYLFAYLLLRNNVRYTSPKNISHIKKLFIKAIEEWPSDDISIMYKEVIDLIRQHFYGFKWSNELLIDLTNLYPDHYWVNYYMGYHLASQNNYEMIKLALAYLDKAEASIPGNITARKAWIDYHRGQAYYRLSFYTGKDDWKNNVDTGIRILKSLVANADNLPDNLNAISYLYNLYQQTNNTKAAEEILIIKSSGEKDTTGILRDQFMFYLTKKELSKASSIAERYPDDKPWYYFQLAMVKVLLNSPDAEYCCNKFIEEDHDYKDYILMLRYFHLMKNGKKEEAENKLNHRWASIDRTTWSNRLMDNDFKVFREMLIGYYLGHVDDKTLLEPLAKETAFEKHGFSNISSYQSLRCEAFFYAALYKYANGDIKACREYLDTVLSTKIGSFYEYHMAANLLDTLDPD; the protein is encoded by the coding sequence ATGAAAACGAAAGCGATGCAAAACATTCCGGTTAGAGCCGTGGATAGTGATCATCCTTACCTTGGCCTTTCTCCGTTTGCCGAAGCCCACAAGGATTATTTCTTTGGCAGGGACAGCGATATAACTGAACTGCTCCATTTAGTAGAAAGAAATACGATAACCACTTTAACCGGTCAATCCGGCCTCGGAAAAACATCATTGATTCAGGCGGGGCTGATGCCTAAGCTTCGAAAACTTGACTATTTCCCCATCGACCTGCGGTTTAATTTTGACATCAAAGGCAAAAGTGTCGTGGACAGCCTGAAGGATGAAATAATTGAGAAAATTAATAGCATCGACCCATCACTACCTAAATTCGAATCACAAACGCTTTGGGAATATTTTCATTCGCACAAAATCCTGGACGGTTATGCCATACCTGTATTTATTTTCGATCAGTTTGAGGAATTATTTACCCGGGGAAGCTCCAAAGACCAAAGCACCCAGGAATTGATTACCGAGCTAACTGATTTTATCGAAAATCAAACACCGCTTTCTTATCAAAACACTACCCGTAATAAAGCAAAATCTTTGGACGGCAAATCTCAGAATTACAGAGTCCTGATAAGCTTGCGCGAAGATTATTTGCCCCAGTTGGAAACATTAAGCAGGCAGATACCGTCTTTAAAGCGCAGCAGGTTTCGCATAGTTCAAATGAACAAAAAACAGGCATTGGATGCCATCCTTAAGCCGGGAAAAAACATCATTGACGAAAAAGAAGCCAAAAAAATACTGCAGCTAATTCAACTTAAAGGCAAAGAAGTTAAAGCTACGGAGGCAAGCAGTTTACATCAGGAAAAATATGAGCCCTTTATTCTGAGCCTGGTTTGTGACGAGATAAATAAAAAGCGCCTTGACAATAAGTTACCCAAAATAACTAATGAACTGCTTAAAAATATAAAGGTAGCCGATATTATGGAAGAATTCTATCTCCAGAATATCAAGTCCCTGTCGCCCGAAGCACAACAACTAATCGAAGAGAAGATGCTTACTGCCGATGGTCACAGGAAGCTGCAACCTATAGCAGACTTAATAGATTCAGAGCTAATCACTGAAGCTGAGATAAGGCAATTAATCGACCGTAGGATTCTTAGAAAAGAAATTTGGTCGGATAGGGATCATGTAGAGCTTATACACGACCGTTTAATACATATCATCGCAACCAGAAAAAAAGAACGACAAAGAAAACTGGACCGGAAAAAGAGAATAAAAATGGCTTTCATGGCAGTGGCCGGTATGATTATCGTGGTGGCAATCCCCTTAATCATTATTTGGGAGATAAAGGAAGATACTCAGCAGTTGGCACTAGAAGAAAAAAACATAGAATTAAAAGTTACTTCCGCATCACTAAGAGATGAAAAGCAAAAAGCCGATAAGCAAACAGAGATAGCAGAGGCAGAGCGGAACACAGCCATGATTTTAAGAAAAAAAGCAGAAGAGCTGAAACAGAAAGCCGATACTCAGAAAATTATTGCGGAAGAAAATGCAAGGTTAGCAAAAAAGAGATTAGAAAAAATTGAGGCAGAGCAAAGAGAAGAATTTAAAAGAACCCGGGGCAAATTCGATACCCTCCAGTATCTTAATGGAAAAAATTATTTGAAAGAACAATTTATTGCCGGTGCAGTAAATTACCTGTGGTGGAAAGGTGGTGCAGCCAGCACCGATACATTGATTTCTTTATTAAGGGAGTATGAGGCATATATCCCGGACAGATATGGATTAACCTTCCCTTCAGGTAAGATTGAATTAGTGCAGGATCAACCAGAATGGCCATTAACCTTATGTCATCACCCGGATTACTTTTTTTATTACCAGACTTTCAACTTTCATTGGAAAACATACGCCCACGAACTTGCTGAATCTTGGGGGATCCCGGTTCCGGATAAAGTTAAATTTATTACAGATAATGCTCTAAATATTAATCAAATGATAATTAAAACACCTGATGTGAAGGGTTATCATTATAAAACGCTACTAAAGAAAGGATGGACATTAATAAGCATTGCAAACATTAAAAAAGATACAAGGCTAAAGGTTTTCGTTAAAGATCGAAAAAAGGAATGGATACCCGTTAATGAACTTACCTATGGCGGGCCATATTACCTGGCTCCCAAGTGGACACAACCCGTATTTGCTGTTGCCGGGCATTATTATACCTACCCCGGAGAAAAGGGTATGGCATTCCTGTTTGCCAATCAATTGCTGGATCATCCCGAATTACTGATTAACCATGAGGTAACACGTCTATTACTTGCTGAAACCTACAAAAAAGATTCAGTTACCACGTTCGAAGCTCTCAGGGCTCGAAATGGCATTGAGGGAGTAACTAAGGATTTAATCGAAATTGTACGCTCTAATCATAAACTAAAATTCTTGCCCTTGTATCTCGACTACCTGGCCAATTATCCTAAAGATAGCAGTCAATCAGCAGCGAAGCGTGCCATTAACCACACCCTGAACCCACATATGGATAATATTGAATTGTATGGTAACAAGCATGCTCCTATCACCATACATATACCTTCAGATGAGCCAAAGCACTATGTAAAAACCCTAAACTTGCAGGAATCTGCCAAAAATTTTAAAATAAGAATTTATACGGCCAAAAATCTAAACACCCATTTTTACGAATCGTATACTTATACACTAAAACCTGAACTTGTTTCCACTATCGATGGAATTAGGAGTCGGCTAAACCAGAAGTTTGGCTTTATCGTTCCTCCTGTTAAATTTCATATTAGTGAAACCTTGGCCAAAAACGAAGTACGGATTGAAATTCTAAATCAAAGTGCATCAAACCCGCTGGCCAGCCCTGTAGCACTAAACCCAGACGCAATATTTTCTGATCTGTCGCAACTTTTATATAATCGTGCCGTTTTATTTCGCACTTATTGGATTACGCCCCAATGGACTAATGATGAATTACTAACAAATGACACAGCCTATTCGCAATGGCTAAAAAACACCTATTCTGTTACCGACTTAAAAAACATCCTACGTTCGGTATTATTGGCAGAGCAGAAGGAGAATGAATTCATCGACCAGCGGGAGTATGACAAAGCTATAAGCGCAATCCCGCTTGAGAACACAATACACCAAACCAACTGGATGTTAAAGTCATTGGTTTTTTGGTTTCAAACAGATTTTCATCCTTTGGATATTCATATGGTTCGAAAATCTCTAATTAAAACACAAGCTGCGCGCTTCGATACAACATCCCTACACTCCAACAACAGAATATCCGTCTGGATAAAACAAGGTATCAATAATTTAAACGTTAACGCGATCGATCAGGCCGAAGAATTATTTAAAAAAGCGGTTAGCAGAAATCCTAAAGAAGCGGAAAAAATATTCCTATCCATGTATCCGGACAATATTTTGTACGATATTGATAATATCTTGTCGTTTAAAATTCGGCCCGGCAGGATTGAAGATGCCACACTCCTTTACCGGAGCGAAGTAAGAGACCTGGAGCTATATATTAACAACTCCAATTATACCGACAACCCTCAAAAATACCGATCGGCACTTATCCTATTATTGAATTATTATCAGCAGAAAAGCTTTTATGAAAATACGGATGAGCTTATTGATAAATTAAACAAACTGCCCAAAAATATTGGGTGGTCCGTTCAGGATGAATACTTATTTGCATATCTCCTTTTACGAAATAATGTCAGGTACACTTCGCCAAAAAATATTTCACATATTAAAAAGCTATTTATAAAGGCCATAGAAGAGTGGCCTTCCGACGATATTTCTATCATGTATAAAGAAGTTATAGATTTAATTCGTCAGCATTTTTATGGTTTTAAATGGAGTAATGAATTATTGATTGATCTCACCAACCTTTATCCCGACCATTACTGGGTAAATTATTATATGGGGTATCACCTGGCTTCTCAAAACAATTATGAAATGATTAAACTTGCCTTAGCCTATTTAGACAAAGCCGAAGCATCTATTCCCGGGAACATAACAGCCAGAAAAGCATGGATAGATTATCACAGAGGCCAGGCCTATTACAGGTTATCGTTTTACACAGGCAAAGATGACTGGAAGAATAACGTGGATACGGGCATCCGAATTTTAAAAAGCTTAGTGGCAAATGCGGATAATTTGCCTGACAATTTAAATGCAATTTCCTATTTGTACAACCTTTATCAACAAACTAACAATACAAAAGCCGCTGAAGAAATACTGATTATTAAATCATCCGGAGAGAAAGACACTACAGGTATATTGAGGGATCAATTCATGTTTTATTTAACCAAAAAAGAATTAAGCAAAGCATCATCCATTGCAGAACGTTACCCGGACGACAAACCTTGGTATTACTTTCAACTGGCTATGGTTAAAGTATTACTGAATAGTCCTGATGCCGAATACTGCTGTAATAAATTCATCGAAGAAGATCATGACTATAAGGATTACATCCTGATGTTAAGGTACTTTCATTTAATGAAGAACGGAAAAAAGGAAGAGGCCGAGAACAAACTAAACCACAGATGGGCATCAATTGACAGAACAACCTGGAGTAACCGCCTGATGGATAATGATTTTAAGGTTTTTAGAGAGATGCTGATTGGATATTACCTGGGACATGTAGATGATAAAACCCTCTTGGAGCCATTGGCGAAGGAAACAGCATTTGAAAAGCACGGCTTCTCCAACATAAGTTCCTATCAATCGCTCCGATGCGAAGCGTTTTTTTATGCAGCGCTGTATAAGTATGCCAATGGCGATATTAAAGCCTGCAGGGAATACTTAGATACAGTTCTTTCAACAAAAATAGGCAGTTTTTATGAATATCACATGGCAGCAAACTTATTAGATACGCTTGACCCGGATTGA
- a CDS encoding DUF2752 domain-containing protein translates to MMTIKTIITYFKKYFEAIAWVLGLGLMAWSDPYASGHYSLCLIKNSGIGFCPGCGLGHAIGFLARGELLMSFKSHPLGIFAVIILSFRIFRLFKYKHVQINADEQNH, encoded by the coding sequence ATGATGACTATTAAAACAATTATCACATATTTTAAAAAATACTTCGAGGCCATCGCCTGGGTGCTTGGCCTGGGCCTTATGGCCTGGTCCGACCCCTATGCGAGTGGGCATTACTCCCTATGCCTTATAAAAAACAGCGGCATAGGCTTTTGTCCGGGGTGCGGACTGGGACATGCCATTGGTTTTTTAGCACGTGGCGAACTACTGATGTCGTTTAAAAGCCACCCTTTAGGAATTTTTGCCGTAATTATTTTATCTTTCAGGATATTTCGACTTTTTAAATATAAACACGTACAAATAAACGCAGATGAACAGAATCATTAA
- a CDS encoding TM2 domain-containing protein, which produces MNRIINYFPELDMQEATFIDALLKDNTDNEVEKFAVLYRSRRKDPQLILILAAIGLLGISGIHRFIINQIGMGILYFFTAGLCLIGTIVDMVNYKSLALEHNQKVAQELKAYMSMIR; this is translated from the coding sequence ATGAACAGAATCATTAACTATTTTCCGGAACTGGACATGCAAGAAGCTACTTTTATCGATGCTCTGCTCAAAGATAACACCGACAATGAAGTGGAGAAATTCGCCGTGTTGTACAGATCTCGACGAAAAGACCCGCAATTGATATTGATACTTGCCGCCATCGGCTTACTGGGCATATCAGGCATACACCGTTTTATTATTAACCAGATAGGCATGGGGATATTGTATTTTTTTACAGCCGGCCTTTGCTTAATAGGTACCATTGTAGATATGGTCAATTATAAATCACTGGCCTTGGAGCACAATCAAAAAGTGGCTCAGGAGCTTAAAGCGTATATGTCTATGATTAGGTAA
- a CDS encoding CHAD domain-containing protein: MKGLGRHAGILLTSFRANILKSNLDADMNDIHNLRLDLKQLFALIKLLKWCKVQLPDGFGESLAVKTLFKLTGIVRDNQLSIAYGQEILPYKTHKELKRKACKNTQQARKQIATALQGIDLDKVQTDLALAFKETTYLKTTDMLYQLKNKIQKDESSIIAELEHNECDYHRIRRRVKEQYYLLTVIKNVLGENINPKIINTKKQQAKALGKWHDWVVFEKNIRNIEVAPDDKIYALLQHKRQNILKNIQIP, from the coding sequence ATGAAGGGATTGGGGAGACATGCAGGCATTTTATTGACATCGTTTAGGGCTAACATACTAAAGTCGAACCTGGATGCGGATATGAACGACATCCATAATTTAAGGCTCGATTTAAAGCAGTTGTTCGCTCTTATTAAGTTGTTAAAGTGGTGTAAAGTGCAGCTCCCCGATGGCTTTGGTGAATCGCTGGCAGTAAAAACACTTTTTAAATTAACCGGTATTGTGCGCGACAACCAGTTGAGCATAGCGTACGGACAGGAGATATTGCCCTATAAAACACACAAAGAATTAAAACGGAAGGCCTGTAAAAACACGCAACAAGCCCGAAAGCAAATCGCTACAGCATTGCAGGGTATAGATTTGGACAAAGTACAAACAGATTTAGCACTTGCCTTTAAAGAAACTACTTATCTGAAAACGACAGACATGCTGTATCAGCTAAAAAATAAAATACAAAAGGATGAAAGCAGCATTATTGCAGAATTGGAACATAACGAGTGCGACTATCATCGTATCAGAAGAAGGGTGAAAGAACAATATTATCTGCTCACCGTTATCAAAAATGTGTTGGGCGAAAATATTAACCCCAAAATCATCAACACAAAGAAACAGCAGGCCAAGGCCTTGGGAAAATGGCACGATTGGGTGGTGTTTGAAAAAAATATCCGCAACATAGAAGTGGCTCCGGATGACAAAATTTATGCGCTACTACAGCACAAAAGGCAAAACATACTCAAAAACATCCAGATCCCCTGA
- a CDS encoding NAD(P)-binding domain-containing protein has protein sequence MKQKISIMGCGWLGLPLAGELVNNGYTVNGSTTNPDKIEQIKAMGAHPYLIHIGKRNNPYAEFLHAHILIVAITSKSIEDFKYLMEKINASPIKKVIFISSTSVYPSNNTVVNEITPVKDVPLVRIEQLFRSNPNIATTVIRFAGLYGYNRKPGNFFPEGRIIDHPEGYVNFIHRDDCIRIIQKIIISETWNQLFNGCTDTHPTRREFYTSQILKVGRTKPAFNEEASNAYKIVDNKKIKDILHFTFKYPNLMNGA, from the coding sequence ATGAAACAAAAAATAAGCATAATGGGCTGTGGCTGGTTGGGTCTGCCTTTGGCCGGCGAATTAGTTAACAATGGTTATACAGTCAACGGATCCACAACTAACCCCGATAAAATAGAGCAGATTAAAGCAATGGGTGCCCACCCCTATCTTATCCACATAGGCAAAAGAAACAATCCATATGCCGAATTTTTGCATGCCCATATCCTTATTGTGGCCATCACCTCAAAAAGCATCGAGGACTTTAAGTATCTGATGGAGAAAATTAATGCATCACCCATTAAAAAGGTCATCTTTATCAGCTCCACCTCCGTTTATCCAAGTAACAATACGGTGGTAAACGAAATCACTCCGGTTAAAGATGTTCCGTTGGTACGTATTGAGCAACTTTTCCGATCTAACCCTAACATCGCCACCACCGTTATCCGCTTTGCAGGGCTTTACGGCTACAATCGTAAACCGGGCAATTTTTTTCCTGAAGGACGAATCATAGACCATCCCGAGGGTTACGTCAACTTTATTCATCGCGACGATTGCATCCGCATCATCCAAAAAATAATCATTTCTGAAACATGGAACCAGCTATTTAACGGCTGTACCGACACCCACCCCACCCGTCGTGAATTTTATACCAGCCAAATCCTCAAGGTGGGGCGCACCAAACCCGCTTTTAACGAGGAGGCAAGCAACGCGTATAAAATTGTGGATAACAAAAAAATCAAAGATATATTGCATTTTACCTTTAAATATCCCAACTTGATGAATGGTGCATGA
- a CDS encoding S8/S53 family peptidase, whose protein sequence is MFKYYNFEVLISDNEEEKQRALTQIKQIFKVTPRPAFGRNSHNLKNDRLKNIYSFKLFSSRSLVWDKAQMLANIDGVLDVDPIIKTKVSFELEEDEAPLNEMQNIRQKGRPDPKWYLSNSKFPEAIAYAKAQYQIGEGHYNGGETNLNLAHLDTGYTDHPELSKVKRELGYNYVNTILDRILSIFIGRPSKRNAKDRLRNARPFKWASHGTSTAGIIVGINTNNRGITGDAPDFTNGVFPHLNLIPYRISETIVSFNNKMAHAARQAMIDRCQVITMSHAGLLRIRSWKEAVREAYENGVIWVAAPGSHIKGVKKIWTYPAKFPETITATVSTFDNKAWEKGFGGKEVDIAAPGLDMYVPFSRKGKKYAYRWSEGSSFSTPITAAAAALWLAHHGQDKLNALYLKPWQKVEAFRNCLKESARRPDGWNTQIYGAGILDVLSLLKHPLPMPESLHHTSSKTDECSKKSLMVDWNDYILNKEITFHTCCAKIESQENDDNIFQKVEQRASKDAKIKMKHIVSSEENKIKSAELKSHVKGFADDWGY, encoded by the coding sequence ATGTTTAAATATTACAATTTTGAAGTGTTAATAAGCGATAACGAAGAAGAGAAACAGCGTGCTTTAACTCAGATAAAGCAAATCTTTAAAGTTACCCCAAGACCCGCGTTTGGCAGAAACAGCCATAATCTGAAAAACGACAGATTAAAGAACATTTATTCGTTCAAACTTTTTTCTTCCCGCTCGTTGGTTTGGGACAAAGCGCAAATGCTGGCCAATATTGATGGGGTGCTGGATGTAGATCCCATCATAAAAACGAAGGTATCTTTTGAATTGGAGGAAGACGAGGCTCCGCTGAACGAAATGCAGAACATTCGCCAAAAAGGACGCCCCGATCCTAAATGGTATCTCAGCAACAGTAAGTTCCCCGAGGCCATAGCCTACGCCAAGGCGCAATACCAAATTGGCGAAGGACATTACAACGGGGGCGAGACCAACCTGAATCTGGCCCATCTGGACACTGGCTATACAGACCATCCGGAACTCTCGAAAGTAAAACGGGAGCTGGGATACAATTATGTAAATACCATTCTGGATCGCATCCTGTCCATATTTATCGGACGGCCATCCAAACGAAATGCAAAAGACAGACTCAGAAATGCACGTCCTTTCAAATGGGCTTCCCATGGCACTTCAACTGCAGGTATTATTGTGGGTATCAATACCAACAACAGGGGTATTACAGGCGATGCACCCGACTTTACCAACGGTGTTTTCCCACACCTGAACCTGATACCCTACCGCATATCGGAAACCATCGTCTCCTTTAACAACAAAATGGCTCACGCTGCCCGCCAGGCTATGATAGACAGATGTCAGGTAATTACCATGAGTCATGCCGGATTGCTTAGAATCAGGAGCTGGAAAGAGGCTGTCAGGGAAGCCTACGAAAATGGGGTTATCTGGGTAGCGGCACCGGGAAGCCATATAAAAGGTGTAAAAAAAATATGGACCTACCCGGCTAAATTTCCCGAAACCATCACGGCTACGGTTTCCACCTTTGACAATAAGGCCTGGGAAAAGGGATTTGGTGGCAAAGAGGTAGATATTGCGGCACCCGGACTCGATATGTACGTACCTTTTTCCCGCAAAGGAAAGAAATACGCATATAGGTGGAGTGAGGGTTCATCGTTTTCAACGCCTATAACAGCAGCAGCAGCCGCTCTTTGGTTAGCACACCACGGTCAGGATAAGTTAAACGCCCTGTATCTTAAGCCCTGGCAAAAAGTAGAAGCATTCAGGAATTGTCTGAAAGAGAGTGCCCGCAGACCCGACGGCTGGAATACGCAAATTTATGGTGCCGGTATACTGGATGTGCTTTCCTTGCTAAAGCATCCCCTGCCCATGCCCGAAAGCTTGCACCATACCTCATCGAAAACAGATGAGTGCAGCAAAAAAAGCCTTATGGTAGACTGGAACGACTACATCTTAAACAAAGAAATCACCTTCCACACTTGCTGCGCTAAAATCGAGTCGCAAGAAAACGACGACAACATATTTCAGAAGGTAGAACAACGAGCCAGCAAGGATGCCAAAATAAAAATGAAGCATATCGTATCGTCCGAAGAAAACAAAATAAAATCCGCAGAACTGAAAAGCCATGTGAAGGGGTTTGCTGATGATTGGGGCTATTAG
- a CDS encoding NYN domain-containing protein translates to MNMNLAVLIDGDNIPSASVKAMMEEIAKYGNPTIKRIYGDWTKPHLTKWKVLLLENAITPIQQYGYTTGKNATDSAMIIDAMDILYSEKVNGFCIVSSDSDFTRLATRLREAGMQVIGIGEKKTPNPFIVACDKFIYIEILKNRSKENESDSDKDNSKDAVDKITNKEIKLIASSIDDLSEDDGWAFLGDVGGLLQKKQPNFDPRNFGFPKLTPLINSIDSFEIDQRDSPKGRNKLIFVRNKTKAPRGKRK, encoded by the coding sequence ATGAATATGAACCTGGCCGTTTTAATTGATGGCGACAATATACCATCAGCTTCGGTAAAAGCAATGATGGAAGAGATAGCAAAATATGGAAATCCTACCATTAAAAGGATATATGGCGACTGGACCAAACCGCACCTGACAAAATGGAAGGTGCTGCTGCTCGAAAATGCCATTACCCCTATACAGCAATATGGATATACCACCGGAAAAAATGCCACGGACTCGGCTATGATTATCGATGCAATGGATATCCTTTATTCTGAAAAGGTAAATGGATTTTGTATCGTATCCAGCGACAGCGATTTCACCCGCCTGGCAACACGCTTGCGCGAAGCCGGGATGCAGGTGATAGGCATAGGCGAAAAAAAGACACCCAACCCCTTTATTGTAGCCTGCGACAAGTTTATTTATATTGAGATATTGAAAAACCGATCCAAAGAAAATGAATCGGACAGCGATAAGGACAATAGTAAAGATGCGGTAGATAAGATTACAAATAAAGAAATTAAACTCATCGCCAGCTCCATCGATGATTTGTCGGAAGACGACGGATGGGCATTTTTGGGGGATGTAGGTGGTTTACTGCAAAAAAAACAACCTAACTTTGACCCCCGAAACTTCGGTTTTCCGAAACTAACGCCCCTAATCAATTCCATCGACAGCTTTGAGATAGACCAAAGAGACAGTCCCAAAGGGCGTAACAAACTTATTTTTGTGCGAAATAAAACCAAGGCTCCACGAGGCAAGCGGAAGTAA
- a CDS encoding D-alanine--D-alanine ligase translates to MSKKNIAVVYGGDSSEIVVSQNSAKGVMSFIDAVKYNAIPVLITRKKWVARIDGQDYPICKDDFSCTVKDKKINFDCAYVTIHGTPGEDGKLQGYFDIIGMPYTTCGVLPASLTFNKFACNSYLKGFGLKVADSVLVLKGNDFDVEQIIEKLGLPCFVKPNAGGSSFGISKAKTIADVAPAIHKAFAESDEVIIEQFVQGNEFTCGLYKTNKGETIFPITEVIPANEFFDFEAKYTPEKVQEITPARLPGETADRIRKVTSLVYDILGCKGIVRVDYILSGNNIFLLEVNTVPGMTPTSFIPQQIAAAGLDIKAVFTDVIESSLGVVASD, encoded by the coding sequence ATGAGTAAAAAAAATATAGCCGTTGTTTACGGCGGCGACTCCTCTGAGATAGTGGTTTCGCAAAACAGTGCCAAAGGGGTAATGTCTTTTATCGACGCTGTAAAATACAATGCAATACCCGTTTTAATAACACGCAAAAAATGGGTGGCCCGGATCGACGGACAGGATTATCCCATTTGTAAAGACGACTTTTCGTGTACCGTCAAGGATAAAAAAATAAACTTTGATTGTGCCTATGTTACCATTCATGGTACGCCCGGCGAGGATGGGAAGTTGCAGGGCTATTTTGATATTATCGGGATGCCATACACCACCTGTGGGGTGCTGCCGGCTTCGCTCACCTTTAATAAATTTGCCTGTAACAGCTATTTAAAGGGTTTTGGACTTAAGGTGGCCGATTCGGTTTTGGTATTAAAAGGGAATGATTTTGATGTAGAGCAGATAATTGAAAAGCTGGGGCTTCCCTGTTTTGTAAAACCCAATGCAGGCGGTTCGAGCTTTGGCATAAGCAAAGCCAAAACAATAGCTGATGTTGCACCGGCCATCCATAAAGCTTTTGCGGAAAGCGATGAGGTAATTATTGAGCAGTTTGTGCAAGGAAATGAGTTTACCTGTGGCTTGTACAAAACAAATAAGGGCGAAACCATTTTTCCGATTACCGAAGTAATACCTGCCAACGAGTTCTTCGACTTCGAGGCCAAATATACGCCCGAAAAAGTACAAGAGATAACGCCCGCTCGTTTGCCCGGGGAAACGGCAGATAGGATAAGGAAAGTTACCTCACTGGTTTACGATATCTTGGGCTGCAAAGGCATAGTGCGCGTAGATTATATTTTAAGTGGGAACAACATCTTTTTGTTGGAGGTGAATACAGTGCCGGGCATGACACCTACCAGCTTTATACCTCAGCAAATAGCCGCCGCCGGACTGGATATCAAAGCCGTATTTACTGATGTTATCGAGAGCTCGTTGGGGGTGGTAGCTTCTGATTAG